In Legionella spiritensis, the following proteins share a genomic window:
- a CDS encoding CsbD family protein encodes MNRDIFEGKWDEVKGKMKKAWGKLTDDDLKEIEGNHEEIFGKLQKHYGYTRQEIEKMVRDFRNNQ; translated from the coding sequence ATGAATAGGGATATATTTGAAGGTAAATGGGACGAAGTAAAAGGAAAAATGAAAAAAGCATGGGGAAAACTAACCGATGACGACCTGAAAGAAATTGAAGGTAATCATGAGGAAATTTTCGGGAAACTCCAAAAGCATTACGGTTATACCCGGCAGGAAATTGAAAAAATGGTTAGAGATTTTCGCAATAACCAATAA
- a CDS encoding glutamate decarboxylase encodes MKKQDERKDDEWLAPVYGSRWDMSSMAKTDIPDDSMRGDQAFQIIRDEMGLQGNPSLNLATFVTTWMEPEAERLMQLGAMYNLIDEDEYPQLKIIEDRLIRMQASLFHAPKENDPVGMTTSGSSEAIMLGLLAHKWQWRKHRRDKGLGDSRPNIIFGADVHTCWEKFARYFDVDMKIIPMKPGKYTINAHDVQPLLDEYTIAVGGIVGTTFTGQVDDVASINQLLIEHKKKTGQDIPIHIDAASGGFVMPFANPDFAWDFRLEQVRSINVSNHKFGLVYAGLGSLIFKDKKDLPKDLPFKINYLGGAMDNYSLNFSKSSSMLLAQYYNFLRFGKEGYQRIIDAVMHNAVILENYLTDSGHFEVLTDTKFLPIVVVKLKEEFGFTVFDISGELKKYGWIIPAYSLPAEAEDISVLRMVIKENFSHDLAEKLISDIKEVIRNLQGQTTSKPTVVKEHRSKTKPHHIC; translated from the coding sequence ATGAAAAAACAGGACGAAAGGAAGGACGATGAATGGTTAGCCCCGGTTTATGGCAGCCGTTGGGACATGTCATCAATGGCAAAAACCGACATTCCAGATGACTCTATGAGAGGTGATCAGGCTTTTCAGATTATTCGTGACGAAATGGGACTGCAAGGTAACCCATCCTTGAATCTGGCAACATTTGTAACAACCTGGATGGAGCCGGAAGCAGAGCGGTTGATGCAGTTGGGAGCCATGTATAATTTGATTGATGAAGACGAATATCCGCAATTGAAAATCATCGAAGATCGACTTATCCGGATGCAGGCCAGTTTATTTCATGCGCCAAAAGAAAATGATCCTGTTGGCATGACCACTTCAGGATCTTCCGAGGCGATCATGCTAGGATTGCTGGCTCATAAATGGCAATGGCGTAAACATCGCAGGGATAAAGGGCTGGGGGATTCCAGGCCAAACATTATTTTCGGCGCCGATGTTCATACCTGTTGGGAAAAATTTGCACGCTATTTCGATGTGGATATGAAAATTATTCCCATGAAACCGGGAAAATACACCATCAACGCGCACGATGTGCAGCCGTTGCTGGATGAATATACCATAGCAGTGGGCGGCATTGTCGGCACGACGTTTACCGGTCAGGTGGATGATGTGGCCAGTATTAACCAGCTACTGATCGAGCATAAGAAAAAAACAGGACAAGATATACCTATTCATATTGATGCGGCTAGTGGCGGGTTTGTCATGCCCTTTGCCAATCCTGATTTCGCCTGGGATTTTCGCCTGGAGCAAGTCCGCTCGATTAATGTGTCCAATCATAAATTCGGTCTGGTTTATGCTGGATTAGGTTCCTTGATTTTCAAGGATAAAAAGGATCTTCCAAAAGACTTGCCGTTCAAGATCAACTACCTGGGTGGCGCCATGGATAATTACAGTTTAAATTTTTCCAAAAGCAGCAGCATGCTTCTGGCGCAGTATTACAATTTTTTACGGTTCGGCAAGGAGGGATACCAGCGTATTATCGATGCGGTTATGCACAATGCGGTCATCCTTGAAAACTATTTAACAGACAGCGGGCATTTTGAGGTATTGACGGATACAAAATTTCTTCCGATCGTTGTGGTGAAATTAAAAGAGGAATTCGGTTTTACCGTTTTTGATATCTCAGGAGAACTAAAAAAATACGGCTGGATTATTCCTGCTTATTCGCTACCTGCCGAGGCGGAGGATATTTCGGTTTTAAGGATGGTGATCAAGGAAAACTTCAGTCATGATTTGGCGGAAAAACTCATTTCAGATATCAAGGAGGTTATCCGGAACTTGCAAGGGCAAACAACATCAAAACCGACAGTAGTGAAAGAACATCGCTCGAAAACCAAACCTCATCACATCTGTTGA